ATGCTCAGAGCCCAGCTGAACACACAAACAAGCAAGCCCAGTATGAAGTCAGCCCCAGGTCTCAGCACATTTCACCCTTCCCCCACTGCCCTATTAACCTTCCTAACTGCAGCCTTCTATGCCTTCCACTCCCAACCAGGCCAACTCTCaggctctgagccaccagcaagcTTTCTCTGTAGGATTATTAACAAGGGTTTAAGGATTacctaaaatgagaaaatacccTGTGAAATCTATTGTTccagagaaaatttaaaatgactcCCCCATACATAATTCTAATCAACAATGACAACTCTTCATTTTTTCACTATAGATATAAGAGGTTTTGAAATGATTGTCATCTCTGCTCCATTCACATTTCCCTACTGGCTTTATTAACGGCTGCTCTCTTCACAGCAGGATAATAAAGGGATCATCCCAGGCATTTCTGCCAGGTTCAGAGCCTGAGAGGAAAAACCCTGATGGCTTAGAAAAAGATTCCCTTCTGTTTCCTTCAAAAGATTTCTAGGGAGATTACTGCTTAAAAGTTTCCTAGTCCATCTAagaaacagttttagatttagaGGGAAATCCAAACACAGAAGCAAGCGGTCTCTTCAATTAGGTAATAGTTTCTAGGATTCAGGAGGCAAGGAAGAGGAGTATAAAATCTCAAGTTACTGTCTTCACCCCAAACCTTCTAGATCCTCAGAAGACGGACTAGTGGTCAAAACATACTGATATTTGGCATCAGAACTGTTTTTATAAAGTGAGTCACTCATAAATAGGGGAAGAAGACTTAAAGTACAATGCTGAAGGCAAGGAATAGAATCTACAGAATGGGTAGAGCACTTGGGTTGAGCACTTTCAGATTTAACAATATTTGTTTACTATAAATCCTTTTCTAATTTCTTGGGCAAACCTGATCTATCTGTACCTTTGCTGTCACCTGCATGTACAGGACTGGGCAATCATACCCTCATACTCCTTGTACAAGATACTCCCATTTGCCTCAATCAGAAGGATGCTAATGGGAACATACTTATAAGGGACACAGGAAGGCTGAGGGACACTCTGATCCACCAGCTCATTGACAAGGTTCTGGATGATGGCATGATTGGGAGAATTGAGACCATAGTGTAGTACCCGAGGACATACTCCCTTACAGTAGTTTGGGGTATAGAGATGGGGAGCGATGATCCAGTGATCCCAGCCCAGCTGCTGGAAGCTGACTTGAAAAGGGTGGAGGGAACACAGATTACTTTCAGGCCCGTCATGCTCCCTGGAGGGGCCAGGAACTTCAGATGCAATACTGCCTGCTTGACGAGCCCTCCTCAAGAGAAGAGAAGGGTCTTTTTCTGTAAACTCTTTCAGGCCTTTAGGGAGAGGTTTGGTCTTCTGAACACTCTGAGTGTCATTGAAATACAGTAACAAGAAGACAGTGTCCAATGATGAAGTGCCATGCCACCAGAACTCACGAACCTCACTACCTCTTGGCTGCTGACACACGAAGCGGAGTCGTAGTACCCGGCGCCCCTTGTGATTCCAGAGCTTTTGCCCAACATGTTCCATGATATCCATCTCTGTCCAAGCTTTGGGCAACAGGGAAGGCTTTGAGGAGCCtcttcctgaagaaggaaagtgATTGGTTGGGCTTTTCTGGACCCAGGGCTCCACATGGCAGGAGAGGTGGGAATGAGTTAGGTGAAGTTGATGGCGGTAAACCACAGTGGCTCTGACTAGTTGGTATGCTACCCGGTTTGGTCTCAGAGGAAAGTCCAGGGTCTGTATGTGCCAGGAGCCTGTATTAGTAAGAGGGAACAAGAGCAAAGCGTTAGCTTCTTACCTCCTAGCCTTAGTCTCCCTAACAGACCGGCTCAGTACAAACTGACAAGCAGCCCTGAAATGAATTTAAGATCATAATAGTGGTCTATTGAGCACTTATATAATGTATTAGATGCTTTACATGCATTAGCTCTTGAATCCACAATAGCCTTATGAGATagttgttattcccattttgcagacaaggaaactgaagctcagagaagctaTGCCAGAGGACACACAAGCCAGTGTTTGTTAGAATGAAGATTTGAGTCCAAGTCTTTTTCCCTTAAGATGACAAATTGTGGCTCATTTTTAGATCACTCATAGTCCTAGGTGGAGAAAAACACTTCAAATACAGAACTGTCTGTATATATTGTATTATTTAGTTGACTATTAAAAAGGTGACCAATTAAGAGGGTCATTGAAACATATGAATAATAAATCCTCATGCTATATCACTATATAGTGGCAGCTTTAGGGTGACAGTCCAATATTGGGGGGTATCATCTGCTATCGCTTCAAATCTGGGTTGGAGAtgccacaaaataattttttctagttGGGACAGGTGTTTACTACTTTTGCTTTCTATTTGAATTTCTTCTTGAGCAGCTATTCCATTATTGGGCAGGTTCTCCCTTAATCCTCAGTCTCCCCCTTTTCCATTTCTTACCGGCAATGATTCTTCGTTTACCCCATTCATTGTTAATACCGTATTCAACAAGGCCCAGTCATATAAATGACCTCAGCTAAGAAGTCTACTTAAAAGCTGcatcttttgaaagtgaaagtcgctcagccgtgtccgactctttgcgaccccatggactatacagtccatggaattctccaggccagaatactggagtgggtagcctttcccttctccaggaatcgaacccaggtctctcgcattgcaggcggattcgttaccagctgaactacaaaGTGATTGTTTTAATCTAAACCGTGACGCTGACACCtagtggccaaagcattgaaaaGTGGGACCTGCAGTGCTCTGACCTTCTGCGCCCTCTCCGGGCAAAGGTCAAGAGCAACGATTACAAAAACCAGGCATAGCAAGAAAAACCCTTCTGTCATCTTCAGCTATCactaaccatcagttcagttcagtcactcagtcgtgtccgactctttgtgaccccatgaaccaaaacacaccaggcctctctgtccatcacgaactcccggagttcacccaaacccatgtccattgagtcagtgatgccatccaaccatctcagcctctgttgtccccttctcctcctgcctccaatctttcccagcatcagggtcatctcaaatgagtcagctcttcacatcaggtggccaacatactggagtttcagcttcaacatcagtccttccaatgaacacccaggactgatctcccccaggatggactggttggatctctcaagagtcttctccaacaccacagtccaaaggcatcaatgcttcggcgctcagctttctttatagtccaactctcacatccatacatgactactggaaaaaccatagccttgactagatggacctttgttggcaaaataatgtctctgctttttaatatgctgtctaggttggtcataactttccttccaaggagaaagtgagttttttttttttttaatttcatggctgcaatcaccatctgcagtgattttggagcccagaaaaataaagtctgtcgctgtttccccatctattttccatgaagtgatgggaccagatgccatgatcttcgttttctgaatgttgagctttaagccaatttttttcactctcctctttcactttcatcaagaggctctttagttcttcactttctgccataagggtggtatcatctgcatatctgaggttattgatatttctcccagcaatcttgattccagcttgtgcttcttccagcccagcatttctcatgatatactctacatataatttaaataagcagggtgacaatatacagccttgacgtgctccttttcctatttggaaccagtctgtttttccatgtccagtcaCTAACCATGGCCATGCTAATTTACATATTATCTACCTAatcttccttctccactgaatcCATGACCCTGGAATTCAGTAAGCTTGGGATGTTCAACATAGAAGCTCTTGAATGTTTTGATGCATCAGGATTTTAGTTATGTATCCAAGTTTCAGGTGCAAAATTCGTAATCATAATTCATCATAATTCAACATCTGTGTACACTACAGAGTGATCACCACCACAAGCTTAGTTACCATCATCTGTTACCACACAATTAACTCCCTTCACCTATTTCGCTCACTCTCCAACCCTGGTTACCTGCTGGTAAACACTAATCTGATCTGtttctgagtttttaatttttgtttttcatttattttgtttttatattccacatatgagtgaaacCATacttcaaagtgaagtcactcagtcgtgtccaactctctgcaaccccatgactgtagcctaccaggctcctccatccatgggattttccaggcaagaatactggagtgggttgccatttccttctccagtaccatactccaagttttttttaaaagttcaggttCCAACTCATGCTTAATACACCCTCAAGTTTGGGGCACTTGGATATCATTCAGACAGAGCTCAAGCCAGGCTTGTAATTGCTTTCTCAAGTTACTCCATACTCCCATCCTGTAATAATCTTTCCAAGACACCCACCCATACATCTGCCCCACCCTGCCTGAAAAGGAATCTAAACCGAATCTCTAGCAGGCAGTCTGGTTAGGAACTGCCCTTTCCTTTCAGACCCTGACATCACATATTTCCTGAAGCAGGGTGGGGTTGCTAAGGATCAGGGCCAGGAAGGGTCTGCTCAGAACTTTTCAGGGA
This genomic interval from Bos indicus x Bos taurus breed Angus x Brahman F1 hybrid chromosome X, Bos_hybrid_MaternalHap_v2.0, whole genome shotgun sequence contains the following:
- the BMP15 gene encoding bone morphogenetic protein 15, which encodes MLLNTKLFKMVLLSILRILLLWGLVLFMEHRVQMTQVGQPSIAHLPEAPTLPLIQELLEEAPGKQQRKPRILGHPLRYMLELYQRSADASGHPRENRTIGATMVRLVRPLASVARPLRGSWHIQTLDFPLRPNRVAYQLVRATVVYRHQLHLTHSHLSCHVEPWVQKSPTNHFPSSGRGSSKPSLLPKAWTEMDIMEHVGQKLWNHKGRRVLRLRFVCQQPRGSEVREFWWHGTSSLDTVFLLLYFNDTQSVQKTKPLPKGLKEFTEKDPSLLLRRARQAGSIASEVPGPSREHDGPESNLCSLHPFQVSFQQLGWDHWIIAPHLYTPNYCKGVCPRVLHYGLNSPNHAIIQNLVNELVDQSVPQPSCVPYKYVPISILLIEANGSILYKEYEGMIAQSCTCR